Proteins encoded together in one Cicer arietinum cultivar CDC Frontier isolate Library 1 chromosome 4, Cicar.CDCFrontier_v2.0, whole genome shotgun sequence window:
- the LOC101515549 gene encoding aluminum-activated malate transporter 14-like, with protein sequence MKISMAETNNTMRSSSHWKSFYSFGDKLKRFPCLLRREIWKVGKDDPRRIVHSLKVGKDDPRRIVHSLKVGLALALVSLLYLMEPLFKGIGKNAMWAVMTVVFVMEFTVGGTLCKGLNRGLGTSLAGLLAFFISYLPDVPGQIFRAVFIGAAVFLLGTATTYVRFIPYIKKNCDYGVMIFLLTFNLITVSSNLVDNVLSIAKDRIFTICIGVGLCLVMSLLVFPNWSGEDLHKSTILKLEGLANCIEGKVNFEKECSLSSKKNVATAMTTTPYSTRQVSYMNQPTQ encoded by the exons ATGAAAATTTCAATGGCTGAAACCAACAATACTATGAGAAGCTCAAGCCATTGGAAATCATTTTACAGTTTTGGTGATAAACTGAAAAGATTTCCATGTTTGTTGAGGAGGGAAATTTGGAAAGTTGGCAAAGATGATCCAAGAAGAATAGTCCATTCTTTGAAAGTTGGCAAAGATGATCCAAGAAGAATAGTCCATTCTTTGAAAGTTGGTCTGGCTTTAGCACTTGTATCTTTGTTGTATCTAATGGAGCCGTTGTTCAAAGGGATAGGGAAAAATGCTATGTGGGCTGTCATGACTGTGGTTTTTGTCATGGAGTTCACTGTAG GGGGAACCTTATGCAAAGGACTAAATAGAGGATTGGGAACTTCGTTAGCAGGATTATTGgcattttttattagttatcTTCCAGATGTTCCTGGTCAGATTTTTCGAGCGGTTTTCATTGGTGCTGCAGTTTTTCTTTTAG GAACTGCAACTACTTATGTGAGGTTCATTCCTTATATAAAGAAGAATTGTGACTATGGCGTTATGATATTTCTCTTGACCTTTAATTTGATAACTGTATCGAGTAACCTTGTTGATAACGTCTTGAGCATAGCAAAAGATCGCATTTTTACCATATGCATAGGTGTTGGTCTTTGTCTTGTAATGAGTTTATTGGTATTTCCAAACTGGTCAGGGGAAGACCTTCATAAGTCCACCATATTAAAGCTTGAAGGCTTAGCCAACTGTATAGAAGGTAAGGTAAACTTTGAGAAAGAATGTTCCTTAAGTTCAAAGAAAAATGTCGCAACAGCAATGACAACCACGCCTTATTCCACTAGGCAGGTCAGTTATATGAATCAACCGACGCAGTAA